The Polaribacter tangerinus genome has a segment encoding these proteins:
- a CDS encoding sigma factor-like helix-turn-helix DNA-binding protein: protein MISILTGDIIDSRKKSSTIWLDALKEILQTFGSSPKNWQIYRGDSFQLIINNADEGIHAALKIKSYLKKRANTNVRIGIGIGKKNSKNTAITESNGEAFVNSGIAFDTYLKKQNIAIKTPWQDIDEAINIALELALLTADFWTQNSAEVFNLSLENNEITQKEIAGILGITQGRVSERQKRAGSEPILKLEKYFRKIVQQKNN from the coding sequence ATGATAAGTATTTTAACGGGAGATATTATAGATTCAAGAAAAAAAAGTAGCACTATTTGGCTAGATGCGCTCAAAGAAATATTGCAAACTTTTGGGTCATCACCAAAAAATTGGCAAATTTATAGAGGAGATAGTTTTCAATTGATCATAAATAATGCTGATGAAGGGATACATGCTGCGCTAAAAATAAAATCTTACTTAAAAAAAAGAGCCAATACAAATGTTAGAATTGGGATTGGAATAGGAAAAAAAAATTCTAAAAACACAGCTATTACAGAATCGAATGGAGAGGCTTTCGTAAATTCTGGTATTGCTTTTGACACGTATTTAAAAAAACAAAATATCGCCATAAAAACTCCTTGGCAAGATATAGATGAAGCCATAAACATTGCGCTAGAGCTAGCTCTTTTAACTGCCGATTTTTGGACACAAAATTCTGCCGAAGTTTTTAATTTATCTCTAGAAAATAACGAAATAACCCAAAAAGAAATTGCAGGTATTTTAGGTATTACGCAAGGTAGAGTAAGCGAACGGCAAAAGCGAGCAGGCTCTGAACCTATTTTGAAACTAGAAAAATATTTTAGAAAAATAGTTCAACAAAAAAATAATTAA
- a CDS encoding DUF3307 domain-containing protein, with protein MILFLKLLLTHILGDFVFQTEMQIKDKEKNKIKSLQLYIHIAIHTLLLLLILDFSIKKYWLGIAIIIISHYFFDVVKAYYQQKKNKRIWFFIDQGLHLTAILIVTNIYSDINFYFTDLLTTKVLLFVVSLLLVTSFSAVVIKVVITQWNPESKKQHDDSLAKAGRYIGILERLFVFTFIITNNWQAIGFLLAAKSVFRFGDLTSAKDRKLTEYILIGTLLSFGLAVLIGVLYLQVIKNI; from the coding sequence ATGATTTTATTTTTAAAATTATTGCTAACTCATATTCTGGGTGACTTTGTTTTTCAAACAGAAATGCAAATCAAAGACAAAGAAAAAAATAAAATTAAATCTTTACAACTATACATTCATATAGCCATTCACACCCTTTTATTGTTACTAATTTTAGATTTTAGTATAAAAAAATATTGGCTAGGTATTGCAATTATTATCATTTCTCATTATTTTTTTGATGTTGTAAAAGCCTACTATCAGCAGAAAAAAAATAAAAGAATATGGTTTTTCATAGATCAAGGATTACACTTAACAGCAATACTAATTGTGACAAATATTTACAGCGATATCAATTTTTATTTTACAGACCTTTTAACTACAAAAGTACTGCTGTTTGTAGTATCGCTTCTGTTAGTTACAAGTTTTTCTGCGGTGGTAATAAAAGTTGTAATAACTCAATGGAATCCTGAAAGTAAAAAACAGCATGATGATTCTTTAGCAAAAGCAGGGCGTTATATTGGAATCTTAGAACGCTTATTTGTTTTTACATTCATTATTACAAATAACTGGCAAGCTATTGGATTTTTGTTGGCTGCAAAATCCGTTTTTAGGTTTGGCGATTTAACTTCTGCAAAAGACAGAAAATTAACAGAGTATATTTTAATTGGTACTTTACTAAGTTTTGGCTTGGCGGTATTAATAGGTGTTTTATATTTACAAGTAATAAAGAATATATAA
- a CDS encoding TonB-dependent receptor plug domain-containing protein, translating into MKKQVCIAGVFACSFISTQFFAQKVQKESLKTDTLKEVVITATKFQLKKENTGKVIHTISQKQLQNNAGKTVIEVLNSVVGIDVRGVNSNPSEPRGINVRGGRARQVLVLIDGVPVTDQSAINQEFDLRLLTVNQIESIEILKGGASALYGSGAATAVINIILKKATSKNISGTYEVSLGTNNTANISKNTLSDRNQNINLNGTIGKFAFLGSFSLTGVDGMSSAKSTTNKQFEEDSYYAKNGLLKVDYSLNDNINIASFFNYDAFEYDFDAGAFLDHKLNTGANEQFRFGIKPSYNYAKGTLYLLSSATIVERNFNQFNSFSNTLDSYEFVGRSVFVDLVNKYEFSSKVQLITGVNYQIHSNNTITPFATIAKETANFYTVDPYFSLVYMAENGLSANAGGRLNMHNVYGNKFVYDANLAYNLTIKNHHQVKLLTSFNTAFIAPSLYQLYDGFSGNINLNPESNETFELGLEYDFKDKFSIDLVYFNRKETAAIIFDNTTFKYTNASSEANGFEFSSNFVATDFLAFSAAYTYIDREKFEDFDDYIPKNKLVATTSITPLKNATLNFTYRNVGERNIFDRYGSFGAAGEDVILERYEVLDFMANYKLLNGTATIFAAITNLLNEDYDDILGFSTRGRNYKLGVRLQF; encoded by the coding sequence ATGAAAAAACAAGTATGTATAGCTGGTGTTTTTGCATGCAGCTTTATCAGTACACAGTTTTTTGCGCAAAAAGTGCAAAAAGAATCTCTAAAAACAGACACCTTAAAAGAGGTGGTTATTACTGCTACAAAGTTTCAATTAAAAAAGGAGAATACAGGAAAAGTAATACACACAATTTCTCAAAAACAGTTACAAAACAATGCTGGTAAAACGGTTATAGAGGTTTTAAATTCGGTAGTCGGTATAGATGTGAGAGGTGTAAATTCAAATCCTTCCGAACCTAGAGGTATCAATGTTAGAGGAGGTAGAGCAAGGCAAGTTTTGGTATTGATAGATGGAGTTCCAGTTACCGATCAATCTGCAATTAATCAAGAGTTTGATTTACGTTTACTCACTGTAAATCAGATAGAAAGCATAGAAATTTTAAAAGGAGGAGCCTCGGCTTTGTATGGTTCTGGTGCAGCTACCGCCGTAATTAATATAATCTTAAAAAAAGCAACAAGTAAAAATATTTCGGGTACTTACGAAGTTAGTTTAGGAACAAATAACACTGCTAATATTTCTAAAAATACGCTATCTGACAGAAATCAAAATATTAACTTAAACGGTACCATCGGAAAATTTGCTTTTTTAGGTTCTTTTAGTTTAACTGGTGTAGACGGAATGTCTTCGGCTAAAAGTACCACTAATAAACAATTTGAAGAAGATAGTTATTATGCAAAAAACGGATTATTAAAAGTAGATTATTCTTTAAATGATAATATAAACATCGCTTCTTTTTTTAATTATGATGCATTCGAATACGATTTTGATGCAGGGGCATTTTTAGACCACAAATTAAACACTGGAGCAAACGAACAGTTTAGGTTTGGTATAAAACCTTCATATAACTATGCAAAAGGTACGCTTTATTTACTATCGTCTGCTACTATTGTAGAACGTAATTTTAATCAATTTAATTCTTTTTCTAATACCTTAGATTCCTATGAATTTGTAGGTAGAAGTGTATTTGTTGATTTGGTTAATAAGTATGAATTTTCGTCAAAAGTTCAGTTAATTACAGGTGTCAATTATCAAATTCACAGTAATAATACCATCACGCCATTTGCTACAATAGCCAAAGAAACTGCAAATTTTTATACTGTAGATCCTTATTTTAGTCTAGTTTACATGGCAGAAAACGGGCTTTCTGCAAATGCAGGAGGACGTTTAAATATGCATAATGTTTACGGTAATAAATTCGTTTATGATGCTAATTTAGCGTATAATTTAACTATTAAAAATCATCATCAGGTAAAATTACTAACTTCATTTAATACTGCTTTTATTGCACCAAGTTTGTATCAATTATATGATGGTTTTTCTGGGAATATCAACTTAAATCCGGAGTCGAATGAAACTTTTGAGCTTGGCTTAGAGTACGATTTTAAAGATAAGTTTTCTATTGATTTAGTTTATTTTAACAGAAAAGAAACCGCAGCTATTATTTTTGATAATACTACTTTTAAATATACAAACGCTTCATCTGAAGCAAATGGTTTTGAGTTCAGTTCTAATTTTGTAGCTACAGATTTTTTAGCTTTTAGTGCCGCTTACACTTATATTGATAGAGAAAAATTTGAAGATTTTGACGATTATATTCCAAAAAATAAGCTTGTTGCTACAACATCAATAACTCCGTTAAAAAACGCCACTTTAAACTTTACCTACAGAAATGTTGGTGAAAGAAATATTTTTGATAGGTATGGTTCTTTCGGAGCAGCGGGTGAAGATGTTATTTTAGAGCGTTATGAGGTTTTAGATTTTATGGCAAACTATAAATTATTGAACGGTACAGCAACTATTTTTGCTGCAATTACCAATTTATTAAATGAAGACTATGATGATATATTAGGCTTTTCTACTCGTGGTAGAAATTATAAACTTGGGGTCAGGTTACAGTTTTAG
- a CDS encoding ABC transporter substrate-binding protein, protein MKHFYTFLSYLLFILISFSCKKEKLQKFKNETSSIKYAKGFDIITDNGIKKLLIKTPYKNATNSKSYTILSKNNKQTNLQGIQTPLKKIVVTSTTHIPMLELLNEEKTIVGFPYTKYISAQKTRKLLSEGAIVEVGKENSLNTEIILSLAPELVVGYSVSSADKSLTTIEKAGIKVIYNGDWLEETPLGRAEWIKFFGVLFNKEKKADSIFNSIEKNYLEAKKIAKKTNTRPTVISGAIMSKDIWSLPGGESFVSYFLEDANLSYLFKNTKGKGSLSLSFETVFDKAKNADFWIAPGYFSTKNELKNANSNYQKFSAYKNDKIYTPTTKKGKTGGVIYYELAPTRPDLVLKDLIKITNPEVLPNYKTTFFEKMK, encoded by the coding sequence ATGAAGCACTTTTATACATTTTTATCATACCTACTTTTTATCTTGATTTCCTTTTCTTGTAAGAAGGAAAAGTTGCAAAAATTTAAAAACGAAACTTCCAGTATTAAGTATGCAAAAGGGTTTGATATTATAACGGATAATGGTATTAAAAAACTGCTTATTAAAACACCATATAAAAATGCCACCAATAGTAAAAGTTATACTATTTTGTCTAAGAACAATAAACAAACCAACTTACAAGGTATACAAACTCCCTTAAAAAAAATAGTGGTAACCTCTACAACTCACATACCAATGTTAGAGTTATTAAATGAAGAAAAAACTATTGTGGGATTTCCATATACAAAATACATATCTGCACAAAAAACCAGAAAATTACTTTCTGAAGGTGCTATTGTAGAAGTCGGTAAAGAAAACTCACTAAATACAGAAATTATACTTTCCTTAGCTCCTGAGTTAGTTGTAGGTTATAGTGTGTCTTCTGCTGATAAAAGCCTAACAACAATAGAAAAAGCAGGAATAAAGGTTATATATAATGGCGATTGGCTCGAAGAAACACCTTTAGGCAGGGCCGAATGGATAAAGTTTTTTGGTGTATTATTTAACAAAGAAAAGAAAGCCGATAGTATTTTTAATAGCATTGAAAAAAACTACTTAGAGGCAAAAAAAATTGCCAAAAAGACAAATACAAGACCAACAGTAATTTCTGGTGCTATTATGAGTAAAGATATTTGGAGTTTACCAGGTGGCGAGAGTTTTGTTTCTTATTTTTTAGAGGATGCAAACTTATCATATTTGTTTAAAAACACTAAAGGAAAAGGAAGTTTATCATTAAGTTTTGAAACTGTTTTTGACAAAGCAAAAAATGCTGATTTCTGGATTGCACCTGGTTATTTCTCAACCAAGAATGAGCTAAAAAATGCCAATTCTAATTACCAAAAATTTAGTGCCTATAAAAATGATAAAATTTATACACCTACTACAAAAAAAGGAAAAACTGGTGGTGTTATTTATTATGAATTAGCACCAACAAGACCCGATTTAGTCTTAAAAGATTTGATAAAAATTACAAATCCTGAAGTACTACCAAACTACAAAACTACTTTTTTTGAAAAAATGAAATAA
- the ftsY gene encoding signal recognition particle-docking protein FtsY: MSFFKKIFTKEKKETLDKGLEKTKTNFFDKLSKAVAGKSKVDDDVLDNLEEVLVTSDVGVNTTLKIIERIEARVSRDKYLGTDDLNKILREEIAGLLSETNLGDETEFSIPKDKKPYVLMVVGVNGVGKTTTIGKLASQFKKQGLKVVLGAADTFRAAAIDQLQVWADRTSVPIIRQEMGSDPASVAFDTLTSAVKQNADVVIIDTAGRLHNKVNLMNELTKIKRVMQKVVADAPHDVLLVLDGSTGQNAFEQAKQFTKATEVTSLAVTKLDGTAKGGVVIGISDQFKIPVKYIGVGEGIDDLQVFNKYEFVDSFFK, from the coding sequence ATGAGTTTTTTTAAAAAAATATTTACAAAAGAGAAGAAAGAAACCTTAGATAAAGGGTTAGAAAAAACAAAAACTAATTTTTTCGATAAACTATCAAAAGCAGTTGCTGGAAAATCTAAAGTAGACGATGATGTTTTAGATAATTTAGAAGAGGTTTTAGTTACTTCTGATGTAGGAGTAAACACAACTTTAAAGATTATTGAGAGAATAGAAGCAAGAGTTTCTAGAGATAAATATCTTGGCACAGACGACTTAAATAAGATTTTAAGAGAAGAAATTGCTGGCTTGTTGTCTGAAACCAATTTAGGAGACGAAACAGAGTTTTCAATACCAAAAGACAAAAAACCTTATGTTTTAATGGTGGTGGGTGTTAATGGAGTTGGTAAAACTACTACAATTGGTAAGTTGGCATCACAATTTAAAAAACAAGGTTTAAAAGTGGTGTTGGGAGCAGCAGACACTTTTAGAGCTGCAGCTATAGATCAATTACAAGTATGGGCAGACAGAACATCGGTGCCAATTATTCGACAAGAAATGGGTTCGGATCCTGCATCCGTTGCTTTCGATACACTAACATCTGCCGTAAAGCAGAATGCAGATGTTGTTATAATTGATACTGCTGGTAGATTACATAACAAAGTAAACTTAATGAATGAGCTAACAAAAATAAAACGTGTAATGCAAAAAGTAGTTGCTGATGCTCCGCATGATGTATTATTGGTGTTAGATGGTTCTACAGGACAAAATGCTTTTGAGCAAGCCAAACAATTTACCAAGGCAACAGAGGTAACCTCTTTAGCCGTTACAAAGTTAGACGGTACTGCAAAAGGAGGTGTGGTTATCGGTATTTCTGACCAATTTAAAATTCCTGTTAAGTATATTGGTGTTGGGGAAGGAATCGACGATTTACAAGTTTTTAATAAGTATGAATTTGTAGATTCGTTTTTTAAATAA
- a CDS encoding DUF4295 domain-containing protein: MAKKTVASLQTSSKRLSKAIKMVKSPKTGAYTFVESIMDPALVNDFLAKK, from the coding sequence ATGGCAAAAAAAACAGTAGCATCTTTGCAAACATCTTCTAAAAGATTAAGTAAAGCTATAAAAATGGTAAAGTCTCCAAAAACAGGAGCTTACACTTTTGTAGAATCAATTATGGATCCAGCATTAGTAAATGACTTTTTAGCAAAAAAATAA
- the rpmG gene encoding 50S ribosomal protein L33 yields the protein MAKKGNRVQVILECTEHKESGKPGTSRYITTKNKKNSPDRMEIKKFNPILNKMTIHKEIK from the coding sequence ATGGCAAAAAAAGGAAACAGAGTTCAAGTAATATTAGAGTGTACAGAACACAAAGAATCTGGAAAACCAGGTACTTCTAGATACATTACTACTAAGAACAAAAAGAACAGTCCTGATAGAATGGAGATTAAAAAGTTTAATCCTATTCTAAACAAAATGACTATTCACAAAGAAATTAAGTAA
- the rpmB gene encoding 50S ribosomal protein L28, translating to MSRVCELTGKKAMVGNNVSHALNRTKRKFDANLMVKRFYIPEEDKWITLKVSASALKNINKKGISAVIKEARANGFLTK from the coding sequence ATGTCTAGAGTTTGTGAATTAACAGGTAAAAAAGCAATGGTAGGAAACAATGTTTCTCATGCTTTGAATAGAACAAAAAGAAAGTTTGACGCTAACTTAATGGTAAAGCGTTTTTACATTCCAGAAGAAGATAAATGGATTACTTTAAAAGTATCTGCATCTGCTTTAAAAAATATTAACAAGAAAGGAATTTCTGCAGTTATTAAGGAAGCGAGAGCTAACGGGTTTTTAACAAAATAA
- a CDS encoding competence/damage-inducible protein A, protein MKAEIITIGDEILIGQIVDTNSQWIGKELNKIGVAVYQITSIQDNKQHILEALKEAQHRADIVIITGGLGPTKDDITKKTIATFFNDTETIVYEQVIDHINALFKKMNHPFKEIQKTQAQLPSKATLLMNNFGTAPGMWFFENNTVFVSLPGVPYEMKELMSTEVLPRIQQQFELPFISHKTIMTYGQGESTIAETIEDFENSLPPHIKLAYLPSYGKVRLRLSGIGMNKDVLENELHNYVQKVYELIPDIITGLDDDASLERKIGKLLLSKKQTIATAESLTGGQIAANLVAVPGASAYFNGSIVAYTAATKQQLLHVNEATIQQHSVVSEAVAIEMAKGAKKLLNTNVAIAVTGNAGPTKDQTDATLGTVVIALVSDNKQFVQKFNFGQPREKVINRTVSKALEIILKEII, encoded by the coding sequence ATGAAAGCAGAAATAATTACGATTGGAGATGAAATTTTAATCGGACAAATAGTAGATACCAATTCGCAATGGATAGGCAAGGAGTTAAATAAAATTGGAGTTGCTGTTTATCAAATTACCTCTATTCAAGATAATAAACAACATATTTTAGAGGCCTTAAAAGAAGCGCAGCATCGAGCAGATATTGTAATAATAACAGGCGGTTTAGGTCCTACTAAAGATGATATTACCAAAAAAACAATCGCTACTTTTTTTAATGATACAGAAACAATAGTATACGAACAAGTAATAGATCATATAAATGCATTGTTTAAAAAAATGAATCATCCTTTTAAGGAAATTCAAAAAACGCAGGCTCAATTACCCTCAAAAGCAACTCTTCTAATGAATAATTTCGGAACTGCACCAGGAATGTGGTTTTTCGAGAATAATACAGTTTTTGTATCTCTGCCAGGTGTACCTTATGAAATGAAAGAATTGATGAGTACCGAAGTTTTGCCAAGAATTCAACAGCAATTTGAGCTTCCTTTTATAAGCCATAAAACAATTATGACTTACGGACAAGGAGAGAGCACGATAGCAGAAACTATTGAAGATTTTGAAAACAGCTTACCGCCACATATTAAGTTAGCGTATTTGCCTTCTTATGGTAAAGTTAGATTACGACTGTCTGGAATAGGAATGAACAAAGATGTGTTGGAAAACGAGCTGCATAATTATGTTCAAAAAGTGTATGAGTTGATACCAGATATTATTACAGGTTTAGATGATGATGCTTCTTTAGAGAGAAAAATAGGGAAGCTATTGCTCTCAAAAAAGCAAACAATAGCTACTGCAGAAAGTCTTACTGGCGGACAAATAGCAGCAAATTTAGTAGCAGTTCCTGGTGCATCTGCCTATTTTAATGGTAGTATTGTTGCCTACACTGCGGCAACCAAGCAGCAATTGCTTCATGTAAATGAGGCAACCATACAACAGCATTCTGTTGTTAGTGAGGCGGTTGCTATAGAAATGGCTAAAGGAGCAAAAAAATTACTAAATACTAATGTTGCTATTGCTGTAACAGGAAACGCTGGTCCAACCAAAGACCAAACTGATGCTACTCTAGGAACTGTAGTTATTGCTTTAGTTTCTGATAATAAACAATTTGTACAAAAGTTTAATTTCGGTCAGCCAAGAGAAAAAGTAATTAATAGAACTGTAAGTAAAGCCTTAGAAATAATTTTAAAAGAAATAATTTAA
- a CDS encoding fumarylacetoacetate hydrolase family protein, which yields MKIICIGRNYAKHIEELENERPKSPVVFLKPDSAILPKKNPFFIPSFSSDVHYEVEVLVKINKVGKYIDEKYAPKYYDEIGLGIDFTARDVQQECKEKGLPWEKAKAFDGSAVIGAFFNKNDFDLQRLQFQLLKNDAIVQDGNTNSMLWKIDELIAYVSKYFTLKKGDVIFTGTPAGVGKVSENDVLTGILEGNEAFTVKVK from the coding sequence ATGAAAATTATATGTATTGGGCGCAACTACGCAAAACATATAGAAGAGCTAGAAAATGAAAGACCAAAAAGTCCCGTTGTGTTTTTGAAGCCAGATTCTGCTATCCTACCAAAAAAAAATCCTTTTTTTATACCTTCTTTTTCTTCAGATGTTCATTATGAAGTAGAGGTACTTGTAAAAATTAATAAAGTAGGAAAATACATTGACGAAAAATATGCTCCTAAATATTATGATGAAATAGGTTTAGGTATCGACTTTACTGCAAGAGATGTTCAGCAAGAATGTAAAGAGAAAGGGTTGCCTTGGGAAAAGGCAAAAGCGTTTGATGGTAGCGCGGTAATAGGAGCTTTTTTTAACAAGAATGATTTCGACTTACAGAGATTACAATTTCAGCTTTTAAAAAATGATGCTATAGTTCAAGATGGCAATACAAATTCGATGCTTTGGAAAATAGATGAACTTATTGCATATGTTTCTAAGTATTTTACCTTAAAAAAAGGAGATGTAATTTTTACAGGCACTCCGGCCGGAGTTGGTAAAGTTTCTGAAAATGACGTTTTAACAGGAATACTAGAAGGTAATGAAGCTTTTACCGTAAAAGTAAAATAG
- a CDS encoding BT1926 family outer membrane beta-barrel protein: protein MKKNIFLAMLILIHLSIGAQENSNTDKQSTIKPTKNDFTVGVNFGRGSFISSGMSILDYDRNVSGEASTSTIDVNHNNLTNMIGAEGRYFLTNNIALTLSGGLKFSSTPASVSIPAVIDNVSNATILPAYNSVVSDKRLDVSYSLGALYFFNTKNERLMPYLGVSAAFQHATRTLFDPTVLSDGSVRDLGNRNLEIFGIGAQAVAGVDYYLTNSMYLGFSIKPLTFTSVNNSKYPAPGMYARKINNYTIASFVQPMLSFGFKL, encoded by the coding sequence ATGAAGAAAAATATATTTTTAGCAATGCTCATACTTATTCACTTAAGTATTGGCGCACAAGAAAATAGTAACACAGACAAGCAAAGTACTATTAAACCTACAAAAAATGATTTTACAGTAGGTGTAAACTTTGGTAGAGGCTCTTTTATATCTAGCGGAATGTCTATTTTAGATTACGACCGAAATGTATCTGGAGAGGCTTCTACAAGCACTATCGATGTTAATCATAACAATTTAACAAATATGATTGGTGCAGAAGGTAGGTACTTTCTTACCAATAATATTGCGCTTACACTTTCTGGTGGATTAAAATTTAGCAGCACTCCTGCTAGTGTTTCGATACCAGCAGTAATAGACAATGTTTCAAATGCTACTATTTTACCAGCATACAACTCAGTGGTATCTGATAAAAGATTAGACGTAAGTTACTCTTTAGGTGCTTTGTACTTCTTTAACACAAAGAATGAACGCTTAATGCCTTACCTAGGAGTATCTGCAGCTTTTCAGCATGCAACAAGAACTTTATTCGACCCTACAGTTTTAAGCGATGGTTCGGTTAGAGACTTAGGAAATAGGAATTTAGAAATATTCGGAATTGGCGCTCAAGCAGTAGCTGGTGTCGATTACTACCTTACCAATAGTATGTACTTAGGTTTTAGCATAAAACCATTAACATTTACTAGTGTAAATAACTCTAAATATCCTGCTCCAGGAATGTATGCAAGAAAAATAAACAATTACACCATAGCATCTTTTGTACAACCGATGCTAAGCTTTGGATTTAAATTATAA
- a CDS encoding carboxypeptidase-like regulatory domain-containing protein, with translation MISSISISQAQQVSISGTITDTDSNPLPGVTVFVKGTKVATTSSVDGLYAIKATVTDTLVYRHLGFNSIEKIVGENRILNIEMKESDVMLEEVVVTEYETTATEKRISSDFKAKGLSASRMMKRQEPKSGQLTAGELNDIEKWSEWLELKKNENYAKVVNDWGFKLTKKITVSVFSKQNMPISNVVIYLVDEKNQLVQTAKTDVFGKALVFKTADKKYTVQAVYNGLVKGLKTTNSQKDVKFVFEKATITNDVDILFTIDATGSMGDEISFLKSEIQNIISRIDQRVQQKRVGLTFYRDKGEEYIVKDFAFTTDIKRVKENLSKQYASGGGDYEEAVERALEVSMAKSWNKNAKARLLFLVLDAPPHLTQENVVTIKKVIKEAQRKGIKIIPIVASGADKTVEFLMRSFSVATNGTYVFLTDDSGIGNSHIKPSAKNYKVEKLNDLIVRLIEKYTGFEN, from the coding sequence ATGATATCAAGTATTTCGATATCTCAAGCACAACAAGTTTCAATTTCAGGAACAATAACAGATACGGATAGCAATCCTTTGCCAGGAGTTACTGTTTTTGTAAAGGGCACTAAAGTAGCAACAACATCATCTGTGGATGGTTTATATGCAATAAAAGCAACCGTAACAGATACTTTAGTATATCGTCATTTAGGTTTTAATTCCATAGAAAAAATAGTTGGAGAAAATCGTATACTAAATATTGAAATGAAAGAATCTGATGTGATGCTAGAAGAAGTAGTAGTTACAGAATATGAAACAACTGCTACTGAAAAAAGAATATCGTCAGATTTTAAAGCAAAAGGATTATCTGCATCTCGCATGATGAAAAGACAAGAGCCAAAATCGGGACAATTAACTGCAGGAGAATTAAATGATATTGAGAAATGGTCGGAGTGGTTGGAGTTAAAAAAGAACGAAAACTATGCAAAAGTAGTAAATGATTGGGGTTTTAAGCTAACAAAAAAAATAACAGTCAGCGTTTTTAGTAAGCAAAATATGCCAATATCGAATGTGGTAATCTATCTTGTTGATGAGAAAAATCAATTAGTACAAACTGCCAAAACAGATGTTTTTGGAAAAGCATTAGTATTTAAAACAGCAGATAAAAAGTATACCGTTCAGGCTGTTTATAATGGGTTGGTTAAAGGATTAAAAACAACTAATAGCCAAAAGGATGTTAAATTTGTTTTCGAAAAAGCAACAATAACTAATGATGTAGATATTTTATTTACAATAGATGCTACTGGCTCTATGGGAGACGAAATTTCTTTTTTGAAGTCAGAAATACAAAATATTATTTCTAGAATAGACCAAAGAGTTCAACAAAAAAGAGTTGGTTTAACTTTTTACAGAGATAAGGGAGAGGAATATATTGTAAAAGATTTTGCTTTTACAACCGATATAAAAAGAGTAAAAGAAAATTTATCAAAACAATATGCAAGTGGAGGAGGAGACTATGAAGAGGCTGTAGAAAGAGCCTTAGAGGTTTCTATGGCAAAGTCTTGGAACAAAAATGCAAAGGCCAGGTTATTATTTTTAGTTTTAGATGCGCCACCACATTTAACACAAGAAAATGTGGTTACCATTAAAAAAGTTATAAAAGAGGCTCAACGTAAAGGAATAAAAATAATACCAATTGTGGCAAGTGGTGCCGATAAAACTGTAGAATTTTTAATGCGATCTTTTAGTGTTGCTACTAATGGAACGTATGTATTTTTAACAGATGATAGTGGTATTGGAAACTCGCATATAAAACCGTCTGCCAAAAATTATAAAGTAGAAAAATTAAATGATTTAATTGTTCGTTTAATTGAAAAGTATACAGGTTTTGAAAACTAA